One window from the genome of Thermodesulfobacteriota bacterium encodes:
- a CDS encoding cysteine synthase family protein — MYRVAKDMIDLVGYTPLVRINHIVPNKKVEVYAKLERYNPAGSVKDRIAKYMIEYGEREGLLTKDKIVIEPTSGNTGIALAMVCAVKGYRLELVMPETMSVERRKILTAYGAKIILSPGSRGMDGAIDLAEEIAKDPKYYMPHQFENQYNVLAHYETTGEEIWRATEGRVKVFVAGMGTTGTLMGVSKRLKEYNPEVRIVGVEPYPNSKIQGLKNLETHYVPEIYDPSRLDEKINVKDEDAFEMARVLTIREGIFCGISSGAAMWGALQKAMEMEEGVLVTLFPDGGERYVSTPLYEPSKCFECLKKHKIPTCLTEEYIHSLECLVKGER; from the coding sequence ATGTATCGGGTCGCCAAGGACATGATTGACCTGGTGGGGTACACGCCGCTCGTGAGAATCAACCATATCGTTCCGAATAAAAAGGTAGAGGTCTATGCGAAGCTCGAGCGATACAATCCCGCAGGTTCGGTCAAAGACCGCATCGCCAAGTACATGATCGAATATGGCGAACGGGAGGGCCTCCTCACCAAAGACAAGATCGTCATCGAACCGACCAGCGGCAATACCGGCATCGCCTTGGCCATGGTCTGCGCGGTGAAGGGATACCGGCTTGAGCTGGTGATGCCGGAGACGATGAGCGTCGAGAGACGGAAGATCCTGACGGCCTATGGGGCGAAGATCATCCTGAGCCCTGGCTCGAGGGGCATGGACGGTGCGATCGACCTGGCCGAGGAGATTGCGAAGGACCCCAAATATTACATGCCCCACCAGTTTGAGAATCAGTACAACGTCCTGGCCCATTACGAGACGACGGGCGAGGAGATCTGGAGGGCCACGGAAGGAAGGGTGAAGGTCTTCGTGGCGGGGATGGGCACGACCGGGACCCTGATGGGGGTCTCCAAAAGGCTCAAGGAATATAACCCCGAGGTCAGGATCGTCGGCGTGGAACCCTATCCTAACTCGAAGATCCAAGGGCTGAAGAACCTTGAGACCCATTATGTCCCGGAGATTTACGATCCGAGCCGGCTGGACGAGAAGATCAACGTGAAGGACGAGGACGCCTTCGAAATGGCCAGGGTCCTCACGATTCGAGAAGGGATCTTCTGCGGGATCAGCTCAGGTGCGGCCATGTGGGGAGCCCTGCAGAAGGCCATGGAGATGGAGGAGGGCGTGCTGGTCACGCTCTTTCCGGACGGAGGGGAGAGGTACGTGAGCACGCCCCTCTATGAGCCCAGCAAATGCTTCGAGTGTTTAAAGAAGCATAAAATCCCTACCTGCCTCACCGAAGAATATATTCACTCCCTCGAGTGTCTGGTCAAAGGCGAGCGCTGA
- the map gene encoding type I methionyl aminopeptidase, which yields MIILKSTREIEQLRKANGIAAEVFQKLRPMVVPGVTTQELDRIAEAFIVSKGALPAFKGYRNYPATLCISINEEVVHGIPGPRRLREGDIVSIDVGVNLNGYFGDAAITLPVGEVDEGAKRLMAVTERALYLGIEVARVGNRLYDISHAIQTYVEANGFSVVREFVGHGVGKSLHEEPQVPNFGSPGQGPRLEKGMVFALEPMVNEGTYEVRILADGWTVVTADGKRSAHFEHTIAITDGKAEILSRL from the coding sequence GTGATCATTTTAAAATCGACGAGGGAGATCGAACAGCTCCGGAAGGCGAATGGGATCGCCGCCGAGGTCTTTCAGAAATTGAGGCCGATGGTGGTCCCCGGAGTGACGACCCAGGAACTCGATCGCATCGCGGAGGCCTTCATTGTCTCGAAGGGGGCATTGCCCGCCTTCAAGGGGTACCGGAACTACCCCGCCACCCTCTGCATCTCGATCAACGAAGAGGTCGTCCATGGCATCCCCGGACCGAGGCGATTGAGGGAGGGCGACATCGTCAGCATCGATGTGGGGGTCAACCTCAACGGCTACTTCGGGGATGCGGCCATCACGCTGCCGGTCGGGGAGGTGGACGAGGGGGCAAAGAGGTTGATGGCGGTGACGGAGAGGGCCCTCTATCTCGGGATCGAGGTGGCCAGGGTCGGAAATCGGCTCTACGACATCTCCCACGCCATCCAGACCTACGTGGAGGCCAACGGGTTTTCGGTGGTCAGAGAGTTCGTAGGCCACGGGGTCGGCAAGAGCCTCCATGAGGAACCGCAGGTGCCCAACTTCGGATCCCCTGGTCAAGGTCCGAGGTTGGAGAAGGGGATGGTCTTCGCCCTCGAACCCATGGTGAACGAAGGGACCTATGAGGTGCGGATCCTCGCGGATGGTTGGACCGTGGTGACCGCCGACGGCAAGCGTTCCGCCCATTTTGAACATACGATCGCCATCACCGACGGGAAGGCCGAGATCCTGAGCCGGTTGTGA
- a CDS encoding YbaK/EbsC family protein — MGPLLSPSASKVQEALKTLGFPNQVVELAVTTRTSAEAARAVGCRVEQIVKTIVFRGSLTGRPILVMASGSNRVDEKKVEPWVSEPLVKADATFVREKTGFVIGGVPPVGHLERAEMFIDEDLFQYDEIWAAAGTPRAVFKLSPEDLVKMTGGRVIPIK, encoded by the coding sequence ATGGGTCCCCTTTTGAGTCCGAGCGCATCCAAAGTCCAAGAGGCCTTAAAAACCCTCGGATTCCCGAACCAGGTGGTAGAACTCGCGGTTACCACCCGGACCTCCGCAGAGGCCGCTCGGGCCGTCGGGTGCAGGGTGGAGCAGATCGTAAAGACCATCGTCTTCCGTGGGAGCCTGACGGGCCGTCCGATCCTGGTGATGGCCAGCGGATCGAACCGCGTCGATGAGAAGAAGGTCGAGCCCTGGGTCTCCGAACCCCTCGTCAAAGCCGATGCCACCTTCGTCCGGGAAAAGACGGGATTCGTCATCGGCGGTGTGCCCCCGGTGGGTCACCTCGAGAGGGCCGAAATGTTCATCGATGAGGATCTCTTCCAATACGACGAGATCTGGGCCGCAGCTGGCACTCCCCGGGCCGTCTTTAAGCTTTCGCCCGAAGACCTGGTGAAGATGACCGGCGGCCGGGTGATCCCGATCAAATGA
- a CDS encoding GNAT family N-acetyltransferase: protein MTQVMIRPMEPEDINGILEIDRKISGMDRAVTYQGLVRKGLGGEVDMSFVAEVGQQLVGFLLAYLSYVREELSEACVIQIFGVDPAFQRQGIASKLIQALIERCQARKIKLIRVMVAERDGDLQGFFKRFGFERGRYIEYSKNL from the coding sequence ATGACCCAGGTGATGATCAGACCGATGGAGCCGGAGGATATCAACGGCATTCTTGAAATTGACCGGAAGATCAGCGGAATGGACAGGGCGGTTACCTACCAGGGCCTGGTCCGGAAGGGTTTGGGGGGCGAGGTCGACATGAGCTTCGTGGCCGAGGTCGGCCAACAGCTCGTCGGTTTCCTTCTCGCCTACCTTTCCTACGTTCGGGAGGAGCTTTCCGAGGCCTGCGTGATTCAGATCTTCGGTGTGGATCCGGCCTTCCAGAGGCAGGGCATCGCCTCAAAACTCATCCAGGCCCTGATCGAAAGGTGCCAGGCCAGAAAGATCAAATTGATTCGGGTGATGGTGGCCGAAAGGGATGGCGATCTTCAAGGGTTCTTCAAACGATTCGGGTTCGAACGAGGGCGATATATCGAATATTCAAAAAATCTCTAA
- a CDS encoding adenosine-specific kinase — protein MELKLERIEIPEGCNVIFGQSHFIKTVEDLYEMLVGSVPNIKFGIGFCEASGHCLVRGEGNDEALKEAAMKNAYRIGAGHTFLIFLRDAFPINVLNAIKMCQEVCTLYCATANPVEVVLAQSEQGRGVLGVIDGSSPKGIEEGEGISWRKELLRKLKYKL, from the coding sequence ATGGAACTGAAACTGGAACGAATCGAAATCCCAGAGGGATGCAACGTGATCTTCGGGCAGTCCCATTTCATCAAGACGGTGGAAGACCTCTACGAGATGCTCGTCGGATCGGTGCCCAACATCAAGTTCGGGATCGGGTTCTGCGAGGCCTCGGGCCACTGTCTGGTGCGGGGGGAAGGGAATGACGAAGCCCTTAAAGAGGCGGCCATGAAGAATGCCTACCGCATAGGAGCCGGCCACACCTTCCTCATCTTTTTGAGGGATGCCTTTCCTATCAACGTCCTCAATGCGATCAAGATGTGCCAAGAGGTTTGCACCCTTTACTGCGCCACGGCGAACCCCGTGGAGGTCGTCTTGGCCCAGTCCGAACAGGGCCGGGGCGTCCTCGGCGTGATCGATGGCTCCTCACCCAAGGGGATCGAAGAAGGGGAGGGGATCTCATGGAGGAAAGAGCTTTTAAGAAAATTGAAATATAAACTTTAA